The Belonocnema kinseyi isolate 2016_QV_RU_SX_M_011 chromosome 1, B_treatae_v1, whole genome shotgun sequence genomic interval AACTtaaatccaggttccagtgtactTTATATACaaaggaagaaaatatatttgctaATTAAGAATAATCAGGTGGCAAGGAGTTCATCAAACGAGAGCGATACACTTGTAAATACGAACAAAGCGGAAACAACTAAAATAACATTATCAGATTTGATCAATCAATGCTTGCTGCATAATATTCCATATTAAATCTaatcataattttggtttttctttCAGCTGAGTACTTAAATCTGATTAACCTAATTGGGGGTCAAGTAAgaacaatcatttttgttgatgtcatttatttattattcgccACGTGATGTATGTCGGAACGGCACATTTGTTTCGGCACATCTGCCGCTGGCCGGTTTAACGGTAAATGCACGAAAAGGTCCCCGGCTCATGAAAAAACACGAGCCTGCCGTCGTGTTTTCGTTCCGTACGAACACTCGGCAGCATGCTTTAATCACGTACGCCAGTGTCTTCTCTTTCCCTCCCACGCGCGTTATCTCCTTTCCTTCTTCATTCGCCTTCTCTTTCTATCCTCTTTACCTTTCCTCCTCTGGCGCACGGGACGAGCCGGGGAGCTCAACCGGCAGCTCGAGACGCGGCGTTTGAAAGAtaattaaatggtaaaaaaattacagattaaagaataaagaaaaagcaAACTATAAATCGATCTAACCGTGTCTCGAGGGNNNNNNNNNNNNNNNNNNNNNNNNNNNNNNNNNNNNNNNNNNNNNNNNNNNNNNNNNNNNNNNNNNNNNNNNNNNNNNNNNNNNNNNNNNNNNNNNNNNNAACGTGGTAGGAGCAAAAGCACACCCGATACAGCGCGAAGCGCTTCCCGGGTATTATTCAGCGAGGCGCTGAACAATAACGTAGCCACACCAGGGCCTAGTAGTCGCCCAGATACCGAGGTCGCGCCGATTAATCCCCGGCCCACAGCCTCAAGCAGCAACGCCGCTCGCTGACTGGCGCTCCTTGATACGCGCCATCCGCACGCCCGACGTCCCTCTGCCCACCTTCGCAGGCATGGACCACGAGGACCCGGAGGCATTCTTGAATCACTGCGAGGTCTACTTTACCGAGGCCTCCATCGAGCAGTCTCTATGGTCAAGGATGGTCACCAAATCCCTGACCGAGAAGGCTGACAAGTGGTATGAGGTTTACAAAACCTTATCACTGCCGTGGGCAAAGTTTCGCACTTTACTCACACAACATTCCGCCGGTGTAGCAACACTCAATAAGCTGCACATCAAACTCTATTCCACGAAGCAAGAGGAGCGTGAAGCCACAGGTAtcttcctacaaaaaaaatacctGTTGGCCCTAAGATTACTGCCTTTGGCCCCGGAGGGACAGATTGTCTCCCTGTTATTGGAGGCCCTTAAGCCCTCTATCAAGAAGGTGCTACGCGCAGCCAACATCGCCACGTTTGAAGAGCTGGTCGAACGGGCCGTACAGGCCGAAGCCGACGAGTCAGAGGAGAACCCGCGCAGGGCCAGCCGTGATCCACCTGCCAAGAACGGCACCACCACAACTAACTCAACCTCCAACGTCGAGGCTAACTCGGCCCCGGCCAGGCCCCCGCCGCAGTGCCATTATTGCCCGGGGCGCCACTTCCACGGAGAGTGCCCGGTTATCAAAGCACGTCAAAACGCCGCGGTCCCGGGAAACTGGAGGAACCGGGCGGCCGAGGCAGATGCCCCTGCCGCCCCGACAACGCCGAGCGCGCCCCAGTCTTAAGCGCTGTCTCGGCTGATTTCAGCGGATTGCCCCGAGTCCGACTACTCCTGGGCAAACGAGAAGTCATCGCTGAGATCGACACCTTGGCCTCGGAAAATTTCGTCAAGCAGGCCATACTGACACCAGCCGAGCTCTCCGTtctaactccccccccccccacgcgtTGTTAGCCGCCGTGGGGGCAACCATCAAGCTGAATGGTACCATCAATTTGTCCCCTACCATTTAGCACGCCGATTATCCCGGCACATTCTACGTCAGTCCGGAACTCAGGGCCGAACTAATCCTGGGCCGGCCCTGGATAAAACAGCACATGGTCATCCACGACCATGTAGCTTACTGTATATTCGTGGGTACCACAGGACGTCAGAGGGTATATCTGAGCCCCCTTCCCCACGACTACGAGCTCGCCTCCCCCACTGAGGAAATCGAGGTACCAGAAAACTTCCCACCCGAGTACCAGTCCAAGTTTCGTCAACTTCTACGGTTGCACGCGCCAGTATTCCACGTAGGCGGACGTCTCAAACAAACGCTGGCCAACGTGCAACACCATATCCAGCTGAGGGACGGACACCCCTTCCGAGAAGCCCCCAGGCGTTATTCAGACGAGAAACGCCAATATATCGATGTCCAGGTTCGCGAAATGCTCCGTGATGGCATCATTGAGCCAACCCATTCACCCTTTAGCTCGGCCATTGTAATCGCCGGTAAGAAAGGTGGCGATTACCGTTTTTTCGTAGACTACCGCCGTTTAAACGGTATGACGGTAGACGCTCCCCAGTGCCTCCCGAGAATTCACGAGACGTTAAAGGATCTCGGCACGGTCAAAGTTTTCTCCACTCTAGATCTAAAGAGTGGATACTGGCAGGTGCCATGGCGCTCGGCTCACGCCAATATACCGCCTTCTCAACCCCTGGAGGCGGGCAGTTTCAATTCCGTGTAATGCCCTTCGGATTGAAAAACGCGCCcggaacttttcaaaatttaatgcggCAGGTCCTGGTAGAACAATGGGGTACGTACGCAATCGCGTACCTTGACGACATAGTCGTTTACTCGCGAGATTGGGACGAGCACCTCCTGCACTTGGCCTTAGTGTTTGAACGGCTGGGTATCTACGATCTGACGGTCGCACCAACGAAATGCAGCTTCGGGCAGACGACTCTGTCCTACCTGGGCCACATGGTTAGCACAGAAGGAAACTCGGCGCAAACCGGGCACGTCGAGGCCATCCGGAACGCCACCCCGCCGCGAACCCGCAAGGAGATGCGATCCTTCCTAGGAATTTGCAACTGGGTGAAGGAGTATATTCCGAACTCCTCCATCATTCTCGCCCCGCTGTCGGNNNNNNNNNNNNNNNNNNNNNNNNNNNNNNNNNNNNNNNNNNNNNNNNNNNNNNNNNNNNNNNNNNNNNNNNNNNNNNNNNNNNNNNNNNNNNNNNNNNNGGTCACGATATTCACTTACTTTAGTTCCCTTTGTCAGCATATGTCGCTTTTTAAAGTCTGAAGCCATTAATTCACATTGCTCTTTAGATAGGCCAGCCTTTCCAAATAAATCATTCAGACacttttgatcatattttttcacagatttctccACACCTTTAGGGACATATTCTTCATCATCATCTGAAGCGATATTTTCTTCACTTTCGTCGGATTCGCTTAGATCTTCGGATGATGTGTTATCGCTTGGTTTAGTTTCTTTCACATTAATCTGATTTGTCGAATGATCGTCCACATGCAGAGAATCTAAACGTCTTGTAAAACTATctcgtgattcttcattttctaaaccttctataaggattttttctggaaactCAACAGTTTTAGGACTAGAATAAtgtacttcttttttgttaatataagCTATACCCCCTACTTTTGTTGTACAAAAGTAGCAATCGTTTTCATTTTCTGGTTCTTTCCATTTTGTTGGTGCAATGAATTTCAGGGACGTCTTGTCCTGATTTTTAGTAATTCGAATTATCATTATATGACACGAGTTACATACAAAGTGTGGTACCCAACTCTTGTTTTGCTGTGAAATCTcaatgtcaaaatatattttatacaaatcatttattgtttctgttatttttcttttgtttttcgacCCAACAAATGTTGCACATACATAACAAGAGTTATCAGGATTACCAGTGCATTCATGATTGCATCTGTTACCAGAAGTACCAGCGGAGTTAAATGAAGATGAGGAATTGTGATGTgccataaattatatctaaaacccacacgctaagaatcctgtcccgatcgcaggtgagtcagccgtcctaggggtgataactctcatacctcCCCAGGCCTAAGAATGAGAGCTTTCTaactttgacgaggacaatgttaACTCGTCGTCAGACACACTACGGCATGATTCTCACATCTTAGCGCTCCCCTGCAAGACAGCGCACCTTCGCTGGTTTCGTTACTACGAAGAGTTGAAccgacgaatcattctacacatcccattttgagggcagttgtcatcgtggccCGTGAACTAACGCCGAAAGTCAGATGGTACAACACATAGGGAACCCTCGAGACACGGTTAGATCGATTTAGAGTTtgctttttctttattctttaatctgtaatttttttaccatttaattaTCTTTCAACCGCCGCGTCTCGAGGTGCCGGTTGAGCTCCCCGGCTCGTCCCGTGCGCCAGAGGAGGAAAGGTAGAGAGGATAGAAAGAGAAGGCGAATGAAGAAGGAAAGGAGATAACGTGCGTGGGAGGGAAAGAGAAGACACTGGCGTACGTGATAAAGCATGCTGCCGAGTTTTCGTACGGAACGAAAACATGACGGCAGGCTCGTGTTTTTCATGAGCCGGGGACCTTTTCGTGCATTTACCGTTACACAGGCCAGCGGCAGATGTGCCGAAACAATAGTAATTACTTTACAAGGGGGTAGGCAAACTCGTCGCTGAA includes:
- the LOC117180853 gene encoding activity-regulated cytoskeleton-associated protein-like, which encodes MDHEDPEAFLNHCEVYFTEASIEQSLWSRMVTKSLTEKADKWYEVYKTLSLPWAKFRTLLTQHSAGVATLNKLHIKLYSTKQEEREATGIFLQKKYLLALRLLPLAPEGQIVSLLLEALKPSIKKVLRAANIATFEELVERAVQAEADESEENPRRASRDPPAKNGTTTTNSTSNVEANSAPARPPPQCHYCPGRHFHGECPVIKARQNAAVPGNWRNRAAEADAPAAPTTPSAPQS